Genomic segment of Thermoleophilaceae bacterium:
AAGCTCAAGCAGATCGTGGATCGCTACGTGGAGGCGTGGGAGAAGTGCGACGTGGACACGGTGGTGGCCATGCTCACCGAGGACGTGAGCTTCGCGATGCCGCCGCTCGCAAGCTGGTTTCACGGCCGCGAGTCGCTCGAGATCTTCCTCGCCGGGTGGCCGATGTCCGGCGACTGGAACTGGCACGCGATCCAGACGAGAGCGAACGGCCAGCCGGCGCTCGCCTTCTACACCTGGGACGAGGGCGAGAACGCCTACCTGCCGTTCGCGCTCAACGTGCTCACGCTGCGAGACGACCTGATCAGCGACGTGGTGGCGTTCATCAACCGGGCCACGGACGCCACTGAGCGCGAGGCCTACTACCGCTTCGTCGACGAGCCGACCGACCCCGAACGGCTACGCGCGACGTTCGAGCGCTTCGGCCTGCCTGCGCGTATCGAGCGCTAGCGCGAGCGTCGGTTTCGGCTCCCCGGCGAGGGGTACTTCGTAGCCACGCAACGCGGCAGGGCAGTGCTGCAGCATTTCTCGATGCTATGTGACATGGTTTGATGGCATGATCGCTGGGGTTCCGGGAATAGAGCTTCGCTAGATGGCTGAGAGCGGAGCGCGTCCGAACGTATCGAAGGTCCGCGAGCGGATCCTCCGCGCCACGCGCGCATTCACCACGCCGCTCCTGCCGGACGACTACATCGAGATGATCAACCCGCTGTGGTCCACGCGCGAGCTGCGAGGGCGGGTGGAGCGCATCTGCAAGGAGACCGACTACGCGGTGACCGTTGAGGTGAAGCCCGGGCACAAGTGGCCCGGGCACGAGCCGGGCCAGTACGTGCGCGTGGGCTTCGACATCGACGGCAAGCGCCACTGGCGCGCCTACTCGCTCACCTCCGAGCCG
This window contains:
- a CDS encoding FAD-binding oxidoreductase, coding for MAESGARPNVSKVRERILRATRAFTTPLLPDDYIEMINPLWSTRELRGRVERICKETDYAVTVEVKPGHKWPGHEPGQYVRVGFDIDGKRHWRAYSLTSEPGRPDGYISITPKIVESGVVSPFVNRDLKPGDLVVLSDVEGQFVLPDPLPD